One Micromonospora eburnea genomic region harbors:
- a CDS encoding DUF2267 domain-containing protein: protein MNFETFVDKVAQRARTSPDRAVELTRATVETLAERLTGGEVLDLAAQLPKPLQRMLKPHPDTEAADRFGAAEFVARVGQRAGVDGNAARDAVRAVFTTLREAVTSGEFEDVVVQMPRDYRDMVEPALAPDAMRR, encoded by the coding sequence ATGAACTTCGAGACCTTCGTCGACAAGGTCGCACAGCGGGCCCGAACGTCCCCGGACCGGGCGGTCGAACTGACCCGGGCCACGGTGGAGACCCTCGCCGAGCGGCTGACCGGGGGCGAGGTGCTGGACCTGGCCGCGCAGTTGCCGAAGCCGCTGCAACGGATGCTGAAGCCGCATCCCGACACCGAGGCGGCCGACCGGTTCGGGGCGGCCGAGTTCGTGGCCCGGGTGGGGCAGCGGGCCGGTGTCGACGGCAACGCGGCCCGCGACGCCGTACGGGCGGTCTTCACCACCCTCCGTGAGGCGGTCACCAGCGGCGAGTTCGAGGACGTGGTCGTGCAGATGCCACGCGACTACCGGGACATGGTGGAGCCGGCCCTGGCGCCCGACGCGATGCGGCGCTGA
- a CDS encoding CaiB/BaiF CoA transferase family protein has translation MSDHGPLTGVRVIELAGIGPGPFAAMMLADLGAEVVRVDRTAPGGFGDIPGDLLNRNRRSIAVDLKSAAGREVVLALVAGADALVEGFRPGVTERLGLGPDDCLAANPALVYGRMTGWGQDGPLAHTAGHDIDYLALTGALHGIGRAGDRPVPPMNLLGDFGGGGMMLALGVVAALYAVRAGAPGQVVDAAIVDGVSVLSAQIQAMRRAGMWQDPRGVNLLDGGAPFYDTYRCADGRYLAVGALEPRFYDELVRLTGFPLDGDEAPDRTDPANWPALRAAWARLFRTRTRDEWTALLAATDACVAPVLDWAEAPDHPHLAARGVFVDHGGVTQPAPAPRFSATPTSVRRPPPRPGEHTDELLVEAGFDAERIAALRAAGAVA, from the coding sequence ATGAGCGACCACGGGCCCCTCACCGGCGTACGGGTCATCGAGCTGGCCGGCATCGGACCCGGACCCTTCGCCGCCATGATGCTGGCCGACCTCGGCGCCGAGGTGGTCCGCGTCGACCGCACCGCTCCCGGCGGGTTCGGCGACATCCCCGGCGACCTGCTGAACCGCAACCGCCGCTCGATCGCCGTCGACCTCAAGTCGGCCGCCGGACGTGAGGTGGTACTGGCCCTGGTCGCCGGCGCGGACGCGCTGGTCGAGGGCTTCCGGCCCGGGGTCACCGAACGGCTCGGCCTCGGCCCCGACGACTGCCTCGCCGCCAACCCCGCACTCGTGTACGGGCGGATGACCGGCTGGGGCCAGGACGGTCCGCTCGCCCACACCGCCGGCCACGACATCGACTACCTGGCGCTGACCGGCGCGCTGCACGGCATCGGCCGGGCCGGTGACCGTCCGGTGCCGCCGATGAACCTGCTCGGCGACTTCGGCGGGGGCGGGATGATGCTGGCCCTCGGCGTCGTCGCCGCCCTGTACGCGGTCCGCGCCGGCGCCCCCGGTCAGGTCGTCGACGCGGCCATCGTGGACGGTGTGTCCGTGCTGTCCGCCCAGATCCAGGCGATGCGCCGGGCCGGCATGTGGCAGGACCCGCGCGGGGTGAACCTGCTCGACGGCGGGGCACCCTTCTACGACACCTACCGGTGCGCCGACGGACGGTATCTCGCGGTGGGTGCGCTGGAACCGCGGTTCTACGACGAACTGGTCCGGCTCACCGGGTTCCCCCTCGACGGCGACGAGGCCCCGGACCGGACCGACCCGGCGAACTGGCCGGCGCTGCGTGCGGCGTGGGCGCGACTGTTCCGTACCCGGACCCGGGACGAGTGGACGGCGCTGCTCGCCGCCACCGACGCCTGCGTGGCGCCGGTGCTGGACTGGGCGGAGGCCCCCGACCACCCGCACCTGGCCGCCCGGGGCGTTTTCGTCGACCACGGCGGGGTCACCCAGCCCGCCCCCGCGCCACGCTTCTCCGCGACTCCGACCTCCGTACGCCGGCCGCCGCCGCGGCCCGGCGAGCACACCGACGAACTGCTCGTGGAGGCCGGCTTCGACGCCGAGCGGATCGCCGCGCTGCGCGCGGCCGGCGCGGTCGCCTGA